DNA from Mesorhizobium sp. DCY119:
GTTCGACGTCGATCTCGACAATGGCGAAAGCTGGCGCGAATCGAATGCCTATGAGGCCGGAACCGAGGCGGTTGTCGCCGAGCTTCCCTTTGCCAAGCTCGGCTTTGCCATCTGCTACGACGTGCGCTTTCCGCAGCTTTTCCGCGCCGAGGCGCTGGCCGGCGCCGACGTGCTGACCGCGCCTGCCGCCTTCACGCGCCAGACCGGCGAGGCGCATTGGCATATACTCCAGCGTGCCCGCGCCATCGAAAACGGCGCCTTCATGATCTCGGCTGCACAAGGCGGCAAGCATGAGGACGGCCGCGAGACCTATGGCCATTCGCTGATCGTCGACCCATGGGGCAAGATCATCGCCGAGGCCGACCATGAAGAGCCCGGCGTCATCGTAGCCGAGATCGACACGGCGCTTTCGGCGGCTGCGCGCAAGAAAATCCCGAACCTCAAGAACGCGCGCGAATTTGCCGTGAACACCATCGCCGCGGAGGGCGTTTCGCTCCGGGGAGCGGCATCTTGATCAAGTTCTCGCTCACCTGCGAGCGTTCGCATGATTTCGAAGGCTGGTTCCGCAACAATGAGGACTTCGAGAAGCAGCAGAAGCGCGGCCTCGTCGATTGCCCGACCTGCGGCTCGCACAAGATCGAGAAGGCGCTGATGGCGCCTGCCGTCTCAACCGGCCGCAAGAAGGAAAAGATCGCGCTCGCCATGAACGAGCAGCAGCGCGCCGCCATGGCGCAGCTGAAAGCGCTGTCGGAAAAGATCCGCGAGAATTCGGACTATGTCGGCGATAAATTCGCCGAGGAGGCCCGAAAAATCCACTTCGGCGAATCCGACGCGCGCGGCATCTACGGCGAAGCGACGCTCGACGAAGCCAAGAGCCTTGCCGAAGACGGCGTCGAATTCATGCCGATTCCGACATTCCCCGACGACCAGAACTAGGGTGCATTGATATTCACGCCATGGCGGCCTGCAAACGGCGTCTCTCTGCGCTTCCGGTGCTCATGGACCTAATGTCCACTCCGCTCCGGTTCTCGAAAGTCACCGTTTTCGGCGCGCCCTGACCTGAATCTCAACGCACCCTGCCGATGCCCTCTTTCAAGTCCTGAAATTTGCAACCGCAGGCCGTTTACCCCATGAAAAACCTATGGAACTCGGCCATCGGCCTGCTGCTGGTCAATGGTGCTCTGCTGGGGCTGACGCTGCCCTTTGGCAAGATGGCGGGGCAGGCAGGCGTTGCGCCGATGCTGTGGGCTTTCGTCATTTCGTTTGGCGCGGGCGGCGTTCTTCTCTGCGTGCTTCTGGCGCGGGGGCAGCGCATTGCGCTCAATGCCCACAAGCTGCGCTATTTCGTCATCACGGCGACGATCTCCTACGCCATTCCCAACCTGCTGCTGCTTTCGGCCATCCCGCATCTCGGCGCGGGCTACACCGGCATCATGTTCACCCTGTCGCCTGTTATCACGCTGGTGCTTTCCATACTGCTCGGCGTGCGCCGCCCGAACGGGCTAGGCATTGCCGGCATAGCCGTCGGCTTCGTCGGGGCGGCAATGGTGGCGCTGACGCGCGGTGAGGCGGGCCAGCCGGCGGAATTGTTCTGGGTGATCATGGGGCTGCTGGTTCCCGTCAGTCTCGCCGCCGGCAACATTTACCGCAGCTATGACTGGCCGGCCGATGCCGGCCCGATCGAGCTTGCCGCCGGCAGTCACCTCGCCTCGGCGGCGATGCTCCTGATTGCGATCGTGACGGTTGGTGGCGGCGTCGCGTCTTTCGACACTCTGGCCGGTGCGCCCGTTCTGGTGCTGGCGCAGGTGGCTGCCGCCTCGACGATGTTTGCGGTCTTCTTCCGGCTGCAGGCGGTCGGCGGGCCGGTCTATCTCAGCCAGATCGGCTATGTCGCCGCCGCCGTCGGCCTGATTTCAGGCACGTTCTTTCTCGGCGAGCGCTATCAGGCGCTGACCTGGATCGGTGCTGCGATCGTCACCGTTGGCGTTTTCATGACGACGCGCGCGCAGAACGGAAAGGCTTGAGCGGTTCCGCCTCCGCAATTCCAGGAAAACCGCTACGCACTTTTCCTGGAATTGCTCTAGTTCGTCGGCGCGTGTTCCGTCAGGACCATGTAGTTGACGTCCATGTCCTTGGATTTCTGCCAGCGATCGGCAAGCGGGCTGTAGACGACGCCGGTGCGGTCGATGATGCGCATGCCGGCCTTGCCGAGCGAGCCTTCCAGCTCTTCCGGCCGCACCAGCTTGCCATATTGGTGCGTGCCGCGCGGCAGCCAGCGCAGCAGATATTCCGCGCCAACGATCGCCAGTCCCAATGCCTTCAGCGTGCGGTTGATGGTGGCGACGAACATGATGCCGTCCGGCTTCACCATCTCGGAGCATTTGGCGATGAACAGGTCGATGTCGGCGACATGCTCGACCACTTCCATGTTCAGCACGACGTCGAATTTCTCGCCGGCCTCGGCCAGTGCTTCGGCGGTCGTGGCGCGATAATCCACCGTCACGCCGGCTTCCGCTGCATGGAGCTTCGCCACCTCGATGTTGGTTTCCGAAGCATCCGCGCCCACCACTTCGGCGCCCAGCCGGGACATCGGCTCGCACAGAAGGCCGCCGCCGCAGCCGATATCGAGGATGCGCAGGCCCTCGAAGGGCTTTGCGGCATGCGAATCGCGGCCGAAGCGGGCCGCCACCTGGTCGCGGATATAGGCGAGACGCACGGGATTGAATTTGTGCAGCGGGCGGAACTTCCCGTTGGGGTTCCACCATTCGGCTGCAAGCGCGGAGAAGCGTTCCACTTCTCCGGCGTCGATCGTCGATCGTCGGGCCTCGGGCATAGATTTGTCTCCTTCGACGCAAGGAAGTCGGGTTTGGGGCGAAAAATGTCAAGGCAACAATTTTTATCGACATTGGAGAAAGAGTGGATCGGCTGTGGAAAGATTTTTGGGTGTTTTCAACCTAAGCGTTTGTTTTCGTTCAGGCCGAACATTTTTTTAGGCCTGATTTATCCCCACCCTATCGGCCTTCACCGATAATCCTCCCATCGCTCCTGCGGGACCGGGTCTGGAACCGGGATCAAGGGGGAGTGGCGGTGACCTCCCGCCCTGGTGTGGTAGCCAGGGACCCGAGGGCCCGACACAGGCCGGCGTGGAACGAGCACGGCGCAAATGCCACTGCCCAAAACCATGCGGAGAACCCGCGGCGTCTTGTCCATGGAATGTACATGGAGCGGGCGTTGTGACCGGCCAACTTCGGGACAGACACCGAGCGGGGCGCGGAAGCTGCGCCACGTACTAAACATTAGGAAGGCACGGCCAAGCGCCCCGCTTCCCGGCTCTTTGACAATGGCCAGACGGTGAAAACCGGGCGTGGCGATGATGAAGTGCGCCCTCTTGCCCTCTCCCCGTTTACGGGGAGAGGGAAGGCGGAGCCCGGTTTACCGGGCGGAGCAGGGTGAGGGGCAGCGCAGACGTTGCACAGCAATCACAAACGCTGGCGCCGCCCCTCATCCGGCCCTTCGGGCCACCTTCTCCCCGTGAACGGGGCGAAGGAAGAGTGAGAGGCCGCTCCCACCTTGCCTAACCCCATTGTTTTGGATAAGGAGGCCGCGACTTGGCAGATGCGGTTTCGCTCAGGCCTTCGTTTCGACTTTCCGGCGGCAGTGACAGGCCCTGGGCATAGCAAAGGGCATCCGGCTTCCATGGCGCGCATCGTGATGAAATTCGGCGGAACTTCCGTCGCCGACATCAGCCGCATTCGCAATGTGGCACGCCATGTCAAACGCGAGGTCGATGCCGGCCACGACGTCGCGGTCGTCGTCTCCGCCATGTCCGGCAAGACCAACGAACTGGTTGCCTGGACCCGCGAAGCCTCGCCGATGCACGATGCCCGCGAATATGACGCCGTCGTCGCCTCCGGCGAACAGGTCACCGCCGGCCTCTTGGCCATCGCGCTGCAGAATATCGGCGTCCACGCCCGCTCGTGGCAGGGCTGGCAGATCCCGATCAAGACCGACAACGCCCATGGCGCGGCGCGCATCATGGACATCGACGGCTCGTTCCTGATCCAGCGCTTCGGCGAGGGCCAGGTTGCCGTCATCGCCGGTTTCCAGGGCATCGGCCCGGACAATCGCATCGCCACGCTCGGGCGCGGCGGCTCGGATACGAGTGCCGTCGCCATCGCCGCCGCCGTCAAGGCGGACCGCTGTGACATCTACACCGATGTCGACGGCGTTTACACAACCGACCCGCGCATCGAGCCGAAGGCGCGGCGGCTTTCCAAGATTTCCTTCGAGGAAATGCTTGAAATGGCGTCGCTCGGGGCCAAGGTCTTGCAGGTGCGTTCGGTCGAGCTCGCCATGGTGCACCGGGTGCGCACCTTCGTCCGCTCGTCCTTCGACGATCCGGACGCGCCGGGAATGGGCGATCTTCTCAATCCGCCCGGAACGCTTATTTGCGACGAGGAA
Protein-coding regions in this window:
- a CDS encoding aspartate kinase, translating into MARIVMKFGGTSVADISRIRNVARHVKREVDAGHDVAVVVSAMSGKTNELVAWTREASPMHDAREYDAVVASGEQVTAGLLAIALQNIGVHARSWQGWQIPIKTDNAHGAARIMDIDGSFLIQRFGEGQVAVIAGFQGIGPDNRIATLGRGGSDTSAVAIAAAVKADRCDIYTDVDGVYTTDPRIEPKARRLSKISFEEMLEMASLGAKVLQVRSVELAMVHRVRTFVRSSFDDPDAPGMGDLLNPPGTLICDEEEIVEQQVVTGIAYAKDEAQISLRRVSDRPGVAAGIFGPLAEANINVDMIVQNISEDGKSTDMTFTVPSGDVDKALAVLETIRQTIGFDAVQHDDGMSKVSVIGIGMRSHAGVAATAFKALAEKSINIRAITTSEIKISILIDGPYTELAVRTLHSVYGLDKQ
- the ubiG gene encoding bifunctional 2-polyprenyl-6-hydroxyphenol methylase/3-demethylubiquinol 3-O-methyltransferase UbiG — its product is MPEARRSTIDAGEVERFSALAAEWWNPNGKFRPLHKFNPVRLAYIRDQVAARFGRDSHAAKPFEGLRILDIGCGGGLLCEPMSRLGAEVVGADASETNIEVAKLHAAEAGVTVDYRATTAEALAEAGEKFDVVLNMEVVEHVADIDLFIAKCSEMVKPDGIMFVATINRTLKALGLAIVGAEYLLRWLPRGTHQYGKLVRPEELEGSLGKAGMRIIDRTGVVYSPLADRWQKSKDMDVNYMVLTEHAPTN
- a CDS encoding carbon-nitrogen hydrolase family protein, whose translation is MSKFKAAAVQMRSGIDPKRNVETFEALVREAAGQGATYIQTPEMTGAIVSDSQARQSAFTTQDRDIIAAASARLSRELGVFLHIGSTAIVRADGKLANRALLYSPQGTSIALYDKIHMFDVDLDNGESWRESNAYEAGTEAVVAELPFAKLGFAICYDVRFPQLFRAEALAGADVLTAPAAFTRQTGEAHWHILQRARAIENGAFMISAAQGGKHEDGRETYGHSLIVDPWGKIIAEADHEEPGVIVAEIDTALSAAARKKIPNLKNAREFAVNTIAAEGVSLRGAAS
- a CDS encoding DMT family transporter — its product is MKNLWNSAIGLLLVNGALLGLTLPFGKMAGQAGVAPMLWAFVISFGAGGVLLCVLLARGQRIALNAHKLRYFVITATISYAIPNLLLLSAIPHLGAGYTGIMFTLSPVITLVLSILLGVRRPNGLGIAGIAVGFVGAAMVALTRGEAGQPAELFWVIMGLLVPVSLAAGNIYRSYDWPADAGPIELAAGSHLASAAMLLIAIVTVGGGVASFDTLAGAPVLVLAQVAAASTMFAVFFRLQAVGGPVYLSQIGYVAAAVGLISGTFFLGERYQALTWIGAAIVTVGVFMTTRAQNGKA
- a CDS encoding DUF1178 family protein, with the protein product MIKFSLTCERSHDFEGWFRNNEDFEKQQKRGLVDCPTCGSHKIEKALMAPAVSTGRKKEKIALAMNEQQRAAMAQLKALSEKIRENSDYVGDKFAEEARKIHFGESDARGIYGEATLDEAKSLAEDGVEFMPIPTFPDDQN